The following are encoded together in the Robertmurraya sp. FSL R5-0851 genome:
- a CDS encoding MFS transporter, translated as MERLWTKPFILITVAMLFLFTGFYMLLPTLPLFIKHIGGSESQVGLVVGAFMLSAVILRPIIGGLLDRYGRRPFILWGLLIFTVAMYFYSWVGGVLVLLGLRILQGLSWAVSTTAIFTAITDIIPSTRRGEGMGWFSTAMTLAMAIGPVCGIWITQNISYQALFFIAVGLSVVALLLMFVAKIPFQPKKTGMQKIELFEKSVLPITISVFFLHIAYGGITAFVPLFTNSLAVNSGAFFLVYAATLVLSRPIAGKLSDRHGEKFVILPALGITIIALISLSLAEGLMGILVSAVLYGIGFGSASPALQAATVRLARPERKGVANASLLTATDLGIGLGSIVLGWISQYTSYSVLFIVSAVSVGCALVIFRLFVNPLVQKNRDNEPVITKDVASR; from the coding sequence TTGGAACGTTTATGGACGAAGCCTTTTATTTTAATCACCGTGGCGATGCTTTTCCTGTTTACTGGATTTTATATGTTGTTACCAACACTTCCATTGTTTATAAAACACATTGGCGGAAGTGAGAGCCAGGTTGGATTGGTCGTAGGTGCGTTCATGCTATCTGCTGTCATTCTTAGACCAATCATCGGAGGACTATTAGATCGTTACGGTAGACGGCCATTTATTTTATGGGGACTTCTTATTTTTACAGTGGCTATGTATTTCTATAGCTGGGTTGGCGGAGTATTAGTTTTACTTGGCTTACGGATCTTACAAGGATTGAGTTGGGCGGTTTCAACCACGGCCATTTTTACCGCCATTACAGATATCATACCATCTACCCGAAGAGGGGAAGGAATGGGCTGGTTTAGCACAGCCATGACCCTCGCCATGGCGATCGGGCCCGTGTGCGGAATATGGATAACACAAAATATATCCTATCAAGCGTTGTTTTTCATTGCGGTCGGTCTTTCTGTAGTTGCGCTATTGTTGATGTTTGTTGCCAAGATACCTTTCCAACCGAAGAAAACGGGGATGCAAAAAATAGAGCTTTTTGAAAAATCGGTCCTACCCATCACCATATCAGTCTTCTTTTTACATATTGCCTATGGTGGAATTACAGCTTTTGTTCCGTTATTTACGAATTCTCTTGCTGTTAATTCGGGAGCCTTTTTTCTGGTGTATGCTGCAACTCTTGTACTTAGTCGCCCGATTGCAGGAAAACTTTCAGACCGACATGGAGAGAAGTTTGTGATTTTACCAGCTCTTGGTATTACAATCATAGCGCTCATCTCCTTGAGTCTTGCGGAAGGATTAATGGGAATACTCGTTTCTGCTGTTTTATACGGGATCGGTTTCGGTTCAGCATCACCTGCTTTACAAGCAGCCACCGTACGACTTGCTCGTCCAGAGCGTAAAGGGGTAGCTAATGCTTCTTTACTTACTGCTACGGATCTTGGTATTGGACTTGGATCAATTGTGTTGGGCTGGATTTCACAATACACAAGTTATTCTGTACTATTCATCGTTAGTGCAGTGTCTGTCGGGTGTGCATTAGTAATATTTAGACTCTTTGTAAATCCTTTGGTACAGAAAAATAGGGATAACGAGCCAGTGATTACAAAGGATGTAGCATCCCGATAG
- a CDS encoding gamma carbonic anhydrase family protein, with protein MGIYRLDEFMPKIDPTAYIAPGAQIVGNVEIKANASVWFNAVIRGDNEKLTIDEGANVQDGAVIHSDPGYPTYIGKNVTIGHNCVIHGCTIEEGAVIGMNGTILNGAIIKKQSFIAAGALVTENKMIEERMLAAGVPAKVLKEAPSTLIERAEDGAAFYRSNGKRFKENNIL; from the coding sequence TTGGGAATCTATCGATTAGATGAGTTTATGCCAAAAATTGATCCAACTGCCTATATCGCACCAGGGGCACAGATAGTTGGAAATGTAGAAATTAAAGCAAATGCATCAGTTTGGTTTAATGCAGTTATTAGAGGAGATAATGAAAAACTTACGATCGATGAAGGGGCAAATGTCCAAGATGGGGCGGTTATCCATTCTGATCCAGGTTATCCAACATATATTGGGAAAAATGTAACCATAGGACATAATTGTGTAATACACGGTTGTACCATTGAAGAAGGTGCTGTCATTGGTATGAATGGTACCATTCTTAATGGAGCCATCATAAAAAAGCAATCCTTTATTGCAGCAGGAGCCCTTGTTACTGAGAATAAAATGATTGAGGAGAGAATGCTTGCTGCTGGTGTACCTGCAAAAGTATTGAAAGAAGCACCAAGTACTTTGATCGAACGTGCAGAAGATGGGGCTGCTTTTTATCGCAGCAATGGAAAACGGTTTAAGGAAAATAATATTTTGTAG
- a CDS encoding (Fe-S)-binding protein, with the protein MKALTTEEAMLTCVRCGACREVCPTLDITGREADGPRGRVLMARSLLLGEIPVNNEIKDQLDRCLLCSACVDACPIDVPVPDIVMLAKERIQEAREKVEVKVEDLHKESSIVKKVKSFFYEKILPNQSHLHKIGHLLWIYQKSGVQSLVRKLGIINLFPSQLSDMERIMPEILSPSKRKPLPVWTDNVNVTIENPKEVAMFRGCIMDVMFRETNEHSIQLLSKSGFKIHTPSEQTCCGALHIHNGNRKKAIELAKQNIEVFEKSSAENIVSNAGGCGAALREYEELFRDDPEWLPRAREFSRKVRDISEVILEKGSLPKAVGRGERVTYQPSCHLQYVMKVKDAPTKLLKSVSESEYVDLPGSKHCCGSAGIYNLLQPQLAGDILVRKMEKVNQTNPAVLITTNPGCYLQMKSGIYKDKKEDTIRPLHIVDYLLESIECAEKTNN; encoded by the coding sequence ATGAAAGCGTTGACAACAGAAGAAGCCATGCTGACTTGTGTAAGATGCGGAGCATGCCGTGAAGTTTGTCCAACTCTTGACATTACTGGAAGAGAAGCCGATGGTCCTAGGGGCCGCGTCTTGATGGCAAGAAGCTTACTTTTAGGAGAAATACCCGTAAATAATGAAATTAAAGATCAGCTAGACCGCTGTCTCCTTTGCTCAGCCTGTGTCGATGCATGTCCAATCGATGTACCTGTCCCTGACATTGTCATGCTTGCAAAAGAGAGAATACAGGAAGCAAGAGAAAAAGTCGAAGTAAAAGTGGAAGATTTACATAAAGAATCTTCGATTGTAAAAAAAGTAAAATCTTTTTTCTATGAAAAAATACTACCCAATCAGTCTCATCTTCATAAAATTGGTCATTTGTTATGGATCTACCAAAAAAGTGGAGTTCAGTCGCTCGTAAGAAAGCTAGGAATAATTAATCTTTTTCCATCACAGCTTTCAGATATGGAAAGGATTATGCCGGAAATTTTATCTCCTAGTAAAAGAAAGCCATTGCCTGTTTGGACTGATAATGTGAATGTCACAATTGAAAACCCAAAGGAAGTAGCAATGTTCCGTGGATGTATTATGGATGTGATGTTTAGAGAAACAAATGAACACTCGATTCAGCTCCTCTCAAAATCGGGTTTTAAAATTCATACTCCTTCTGAACAAACCTGCTGTGGCGCTCTGCATATTCATAATGGAAATCGAAAGAAAGCCATTGAACTAGCAAAACAAAATATTGAAGTATTTGAAAAATCAAGTGCAGAAAATATTGTGTCAAATGCCGGTGGCTGTGGGGCAGCATTACGTGAATATGAGGAGCTCTTTCGAGATGATCCAGAATGGCTACCACGTGCACGAGAATTCTCAAGAAAGGTTCGGGATATTAGCGAAGTCATTTTAGAAAAAGGATCTCTGCCAAAGGCTGTTGGTAGAGGTGAACGAGTAACCTATCAGCCTTCCTGCCATCTGCAATATGTTATGAAGGTAAAGGATGCTCCTACTAAACTATTAAAATCCGTTTCAGAATCAGAGTATGTTGATTTACCTGGTTCGAAGCATTGTTGCGGATCTGCAGGTATCTATAACCTGCTGCAGCCTCAATTAGCAGGCGATATATTAGTAAGAAAAATGGAGAAAGTCAATCAAACGAATCCTGCGGTATTGATTACGACTAATCCAGGGTGTTACTTACAAATGAAATCGGGAATTTACAAGGACAAAAAAGAAGATACCATCAGGCCTCTTCATATCGTAGATTATTTACTAGAATCCATTGAATGTGCAGAGAAAACTAATAATTAA
- a CDS encoding sigma 54-interacting transcriptional regulator, translating into MSSIVIIVPFKDLADISKEACLKIGAQIPVINIPMNQVVDAAKQAENSGAEVIISRGIAAWNISQSDVRIPVVSIPISGYDMLRAFTKASEIGERIGIVDSRETLTNVESLELILKTKIEKIAVHSLNEAELAINELIEKGIDVLIGRYSYVQLTKKRGIKSIIIRSGVESIIQAISEAESVLKVRQKEINRTKQLQAILDFITDGVISVDHNGVINVCNPAFEKMLNTPYKNIIGKKMDDLLSNSIISRILESGKEEINRIQEINGMKVIANHIPIHQGEKVLGIVSTFQEINKLQQKEHEIRKKLSYNGHITKYSIEQMVGESEKYKGAVEKAIKYAKADSTILLSGETGVGKEVFAHIIHSQSTRSDGPFVAVNCAAIPLTLLESELFGYVEGAFSGAKKGGKSGLFEMAHNGTIFLDEIGEMEEQLQARLLRVLQEGEVRRLGDDRVIRINVRVITATNRNLEELVKSGNFRTDLYYRINILNISIPPLRERKKDIPLLCESFIKELNITIQKNTIGFDEKAIQLLQSYPWPGNIRELRNIVERSMILSSEDIISSATVLEAGGASFEYSLQENMPCPEKTIKDQEGLIENEKAYILGVLKQVNGNKTEAAKILGIGRSTLWRKLSNTNEGGTK; encoded by the coding sequence ATGTCTTCAATTGTGATTATTGTTCCTTTTAAGGATTTGGCAGATATTTCAAAAGAAGCTTGCCTCAAGATAGGAGCTCAAATACCTGTTATAAATATACCTATGAATCAAGTAGTAGATGCTGCGAAGCAGGCGGAAAATAGCGGCGCGGAGGTTATCATTTCGCGTGGGATAGCCGCATGGAATATCTCGCAGTCAGACGTACGAATTCCCGTCGTTTCTATTCCTATAAGTGGTTATGATATGCTAAGAGCTTTTACGAAAGCATCAGAGATAGGGGAACGGATAGGTATTGTTGATTCGAGAGAGACACTTACAAATGTGGAAAGTTTAGAACTTATTTTAAAAACTAAAATAGAAAAAATTGCAGTTCACTCGTTAAATGAAGCAGAGCTTGCGATCAATGAATTAATCGAAAAAGGTATCGATGTTTTAATTGGTAGATATTCTTATGTACAACTAACCAAAAAAAGAGGAATCAAATCTATAATCATAAGGTCAGGAGTAGAGTCAATAATCCAAGCTATTTCTGAGGCTGAGTCCGTATTGAAGGTTAGACAAAAAGAAATAAACCGTACGAAGCAATTGCAGGCAATCCTTGACTTTATTACAGATGGAGTCATATCAGTAGATCATAATGGGGTTATAAATGTTTGTAATCCAGCGTTCGAAAAGATGCTGAATACTCCTTATAAAAATATTATCGGTAAAAAAATGGATGACCTTTTATCGAACTCTATTATTTCGAGGATTCTAGAGTCTGGAAAAGAGGAAATTAATCGTATCCAAGAGATTAATGGTATGAAAGTGATCGCCAATCACATTCCAATTCACCAGGGAGAGAAGGTGTTAGGGATTGTAAGTACATTTCAGGAGATCAATAAGCTACAGCAAAAAGAGCACGAAATCAGAAAGAAGCTTTCCTATAACGGACATATCACAAAATATTCAATCGAGCAAATGGTAGGTGAAAGTGAAAAATATAAGGGAGCTGTCGAAAAAGCTATCAAGTATGCAAAGGCTGATTCTACCATTCTGCTTTCGGGAGAAACAGGTGTAGGAAAAGAAGTGTTTGCCCATATCATTCATAGCCAGAGTACTCGTTCTGACGGCCCGTTTGTTGCCGTGAATTGTGCTGCAATTCCATTGACTCTATTAGAAAGTGAGTTATTTGGCTATGTTGAAGGGGCCTTTAGTGGTGCGAAAAAGGGAGGGAAATCTGGGCTTTTTGAAATGGCCCATAATGGAACGATTTTTCTTGATGAAATTGGAGAAATGGAAGAACAGCTTCAAGCAAGACTGTTGAGAGTTCTACAAGAAGGAGAAGTAAGAAGACTTGGAGATGACCGCGTGATCCGAATAAACGTTCGAGTAATCACAGCGACAAATCGTAATTTAGAAGAACTTGTTAAATCGGGAAACTTCAGAACTGATCTTTACTACAGGATAAACATTCTGAATATTTCGATTCCTCCTTTGCGAGAAAGAAAAAAAGACATTCCTCTATTATGTGAGAGTTTTATTAAGGAATTAAACATAACTATTCAAAAGAATACAATTGGCTTTGATGAGAAGGCCATTCAATTACTACAAAGTTACCCTTGGCCTGGCAATATTCGAGAATTACGAAATATAGTAGAACGGTCTATGATTCTTTCAAGTGAAGATATTATATCCTCTGCAACTGTGTTAGAGGCGGGAGGAGCCTCTTTTGAATACTCGTTACAAGAGAACATGCCCTGTCCAGAAAAAACTATTAAGGATCAAGAAGGATTAATTGAAAATGAAAAGGCATACATCTTAGGTGTTTTAAAACAGGTAAATGGGAACAAAACGGAAGCAGCGAAAATTCTAGGTATCGGAAGATCAACACTATGGAGAAAATTATCGAACACAAATGAAGGAGGTACAAAATGA
- a CDS encoding enoyl-CoA hydratase codes for MSVNETVEVGCVKLDRFGAVAQLTLSRPNSLNAVTWEMYQQLEEHLTALATDTATRVLVIRGEGEKAFAAGTDISQFNGFTGQDGINYESRIDKIVDKLAQFPKPTIAAVNGYAVGGGLLLSLACDLRYATPKARFGAPMARTLGNCLSLNNYQRLVTELGPMRTKELLYTAQVISAEELFAYGALTAILEGENFFDKVLEIATKITKNAPLTVNATKEAMNRINKSKRLNTPEDTFEDVIAMVYGSRDFAEGVSAYLEKRSPIWIGE; via the coding sequence ATGTCAGTAAATGAAACAGTTGAGGTTGGGTGCGTCAAACTTGATCGTTTTGGTGCTGTTGCTCAATTAACTCTATCTCGACCAAATTCACTTAATGCGGTGACCTGGGAGATGTATCAACAGCTTGAAGAACATTTAACGGCACTTGCAACTGACACCGCCACACGCGTACTAGTTATTCGCGGAGAGGGGGAAAAGGCATTTGCAGCAGGAACAGACATTAGTCAATTTAATGGCTTTACTGGACAGGATGGTATTAATTACGAAAGTAGAATCGATAAAATCGTAGATAAGTTGGCACAATTTCCAAAGCCTACGATTGCAGCAGTTAATGGATACGCAGTAGGAGGAGGGCTTCTTCTCTCCCTAGCTTGTGACCTGCGATATGCTACACCGAAAGCACGATTTGGAGCACCAATGGCTCGCACACTGGGGAATTGCTTGAGTTTAAACAATTACCAAAGGTTAGTTACTGAACTTGGTCCTATGAGAACGAAAGAATTGCTTTATACCGCTCAAGTTATTTCAGCTGAAGAACTTTTTGCATATGGCGCGTTAACAGCCATTTTAGAGGGAGAAAACTTCTTTGATAAAGTGTTAGAAATCGCTACTAAGATCACTAAGAATGCTCCTTTAACAGTGAATGCAACGAAGGAAGCCATGAACCGAATCAATAAGAGCAAAAGGTTAAATACACCTGAAGATACATTTGAAGATGTCATAGCCATGGTATACGGCAGTCGTGATTTTGCAGAAGGGGTTTCAGCTTATTTAGAAAAGCGTTCTCCCATATGGATAGGAGAGTAA
- a CDS encoding GntR family transcriptional regulator, which yields MEINIVQPLYQQAYREFKKLILTGQISPGEKIVMSKLAEQYNISRTPLREALRQLQTEGLIVQDHTSMKVVELNKTDFLELFHCRLLLEKEVIRMIVEEITEAKLEKVYEVLMESNDAIEVGDSFKILELNTQFHELLIMSCSNYQLAHLLNHVRSLLLIYRANINQKPQYSKEIYHEHLEIYNAIKSRDVERAVEVIEEHLKNDQIRGQSVFE from the coding sequence TTGGAAATCAACATTGTTCAACCCTTGTACCAACAGGCATATAGAGAATTTAAAAAATTAATATTAACGGGTCAAATCTCGCCTGGTGAGAAAATTGTCATGTCAAAGCTTGCTGAGCAATATAACATTAGCCGAACTCCATTGCGAGAAGCATTACGACAATTGCAAACGGAAGGGTTAATTGTCCAAGATCATACAAGTATGAAAGTTGTCGAATTAAATAAAACTGATTTTTTAGAACTTTTTCATTGTAGGTTGCTTTTAGAGAAAGAAGTGATTCGAATGATTGTAGAGGAAATCACTGAAGCAAAGTTAGAGAAAGTTTATGAAGTGTTAATGGAGTCTAACGATGCGATAGAAGTAGGGGATAGCTTCAAAATCCTTGAGTTGAATACACAATTTCATGAATTGTTAATCATGAGCTGTTCGAATTACCAGCTGGCACATCTATTAAACCATGTTAGATCTTTATTATTAATTTATAGAGCGAATATCAACCAGAAACCACAATACTCTAAAGAAATTTATCATGAACATTTAGAAATTTATAATGCAATTAAATCTAGGGATGTTGAAAGAGCTGTGGAAGTTATTGAGGAACATCTTAAAAATGATCAGATTAGAGGACAATCCGTTTTTGAATAA
- the tnpA gene encoding IS200/IS605 family transposase gives MSKDNNSLAHTTWNCKYHIVFAPKYRRQIIYGKIKKDIGEILRTLCERKGVEIIEATACKDHVHMLVSIPPKLSVSAFVGYLKGKSSLMIFDRHANLKYKYGNRKFWCTGYYVDTVGRNKKVIEEYIRNQIQDDIVAEQLTMMEYIDPFTGEEVRKKKRG, from the coding sequence ATGTCTAAAGACAATAATAGTTTAGCACACACTACCTGGAATTGTAAGTATCACATCGTCTTTGCACCAAAGTATAGAAGACAGATTATCTATGGGAAAATCAAAAAGGATATTGGAGAAATACTACGCACATTATGTGAAAGAAAAGGTGTAGAGATTATTGAAGCTACAGCATGTAAGGATCATGTACATATGTTAGTGAGCATCCCACCAAAACTAAGTGTATCTGCATTTGTAGGTTATTTAAAGGGAAAGAGTAGTTTAATGATATTTGACCGACATGCAAACCTGAAATACAAGTACGGTAATCGTAAATTTTGGTGCACAGGATATTATGTAGATACAGTTGGAAGAAATAAAAAGGTAATTGAAGAATATATACGTAATCAAATACAAGATGATATAGTCGCAGAACAATTAACAATGATGGAATACATTGATCCATTCACGGGTGAAGAAGTAAGGAAAAAGAAACGAGGTTAA
- a CDS encoding CaiB/BaiF CoA transferase family protein produces MTALTGVKVLDASQIMAGPYCTMVLADLGAEVIKIEKINGGDDSRQMGPYVNGESTCFFQINRNKKSVALNLKTEEGKRIFNELAKEADIIVENYRPGVTKSLGIDYESMKKLNEGIVYCSISGFGQTGPYSHKGGFDLVAQGMTGLMSMTGLPGGRPLKSGVAVYDIGAGITAAYGILAAYIHKLKTGKGQQVDISLAECGLPWFAWEAAAYFANGVIPEPSGWRHRVSAPYQAIKAKDAYMMIGCANQRTWEKFCLEVLNKPEWLNDERYKTNSLRHDHVEELEREIEEITTTRDASYWINKCEQAGVPSGPINNFAEAVNNEHYLEREMVVELDHSLLGKMKTIGSPTKFSESKVEIKTPAPLLGEHTEEVLKKIGYSDDDIQSFLQRGIIDTQIQKENTIK; encoded by the coding sequence ATGACTGCTTTAACAGGAGTGAAGGTATTAGATGCGTCCCAAATCATGGCTGGACCTTATTGCACAATGGTGTTAGCTGATCTAGGTGCAGAAGTTATTAAAATAGAAAAAATTAATGGCGGCGATGATTCTAGACAAATGGGGCCATATGTTAACGGTGAATCAACTTGCTTTTTTCAGATCAACAGAAACAAGAAAAGTGTTGCATTAAATTTAAAAACAGAAGAAGGAAAAAGGATCTTCAATGAGTTAGCTAAAGAGGCTGATATTATTGTTGAGAATTATCGCCCAGGGGTAACAAAATCTTTAGGAATTGATTACGAATCTATGAAAAAGTTGAATGAAGGGATTGTTTATTGTTCAATCTCAGGCTTTGGTCAAACTGGACCATATTCACATAAAGGTGGATTTGACTTAGTTGCTCAAGGAATGACAGGGTTAATGAGCATGACTGGACTTCCTGGAGGCAGACCATTAAAGTCAGGTGTCGCTGTTTATGATATAGGAGCAGGAATTACCGCTGCATATGGAATTTTAGCAGCGTATATACACAAATTAAAAACAGGAAAAGGTCAACAAGTTGATATTTCACTTGCAGAGTGCGGACTTCCTTGGTTTGCTTGGGAAGCAGCAGCTTATTTTGCTAACGGAGTAATTCCTGAGCCGTCTGGATGGAGACATAGGGTATCCGCCCCATATCAGGCTATTAAGGCGAAGGATGCTTATATGATGATAGGATGTGCTAACCAAAGAACATGGGAAAAATTCTGTTTAGAGGTTCTAAACAAACCTGAATGGCTGAACGATGAGAGATATAAAACAAATTCGCTTCGACATGATCATGTTGAAGAGCTTGAAAGAGAAATAGAAGAAATTACAACTACAAGGGATGCGAGCTATTGGATAAATAAGTGTGAACAAGCAGGAGTACCTTCAGGACCAATTAATAACTTTGCAGAAGCAGTTAACAATGAACATTATCTCGAAAGAGAAATGGTCGTGGAATTGGATCATTCACTATTAGGAAAAATGAAAACTATTGGATCTCCAACGAAGTTTTCAGAATCAAAGGTTGAGATTAAAACACCTGCCCCACTTTTAGGAGAACATACAGAAGAAGTGTTAAAGAAGATTGGTTATTCTGATGATGACATTCAATCATTTTTACAAAGAGGAATCATTGATACTCAAATTCAAAAAGAAAACACGATAAAATAG
- a CDS encoding FAD-binding oxidoreductase — MNEIIILRLKQIFDSNRVLTSRTDRMTYSYDASFATQLNPSEPEVVVIPQTTDEVSECVKLANEFRVPLYPRGAGTGQTGGAVPVKGGIVMDLSKMNRILEIDHQNMQVIIEPGVVQADLNNALKKYNLRFPPDPGSAKMCTIGGMVSNNSSGLRAVKYGVTRTYVLGLEVVLPTGDVIVTGGEKSKALKSVSGFDLSHLMIGSEGTLGIVTKLRLKILPLPETRGIVLASFLKLEDAGMAVNATFRSGLQPSAIEIMDVNCIKAANMMKPVLQLPDDNEALLIFEVDGGQDEVTSQVMRLSQVVSEYSHYVKFSNEPDECQALWEARQIVGAAVGLLNPGGFRVYGGEDICVPISKLPEVLRSIHNLADKYGIICGIYGHVGDGNLHTGPVIKLNNKVEVENVQKMIDEIHHLAIEMEGTTTAEHGVGIVRAEYMEKEHGPALELMRAIKRTMDPNNILNPGKMALPN, encoded by the coding sequence ATGAATGAAATAATCATCTTGCGATTAAAACAGATTTTTGATTCAAACCGTGTTTTAACTAGCAGAACGGATAGAATGACCTATTCATATGATGCCTCATTTGCTACTCAGTTAAATCCTAGTGAACCAGAAGTAGTCGTGATTCCTCAAACGACAGACGAAGTTAGCGAATGTGTGAAATTGGCAAACGAATTCAGAGTCCCTCTTTATCCAAGAGGAGCGGGAACCGGCCAAACAGGAGGAGCTGTTCCAGTAAAGGGAGGTATCGTGATGGACCTTTCCAAAATGAATCGAATCTTGGAAATTGACCATCAAAACATGCAAGTAATTATTGAACCTGGTGTTGTACAAGCGGATTTAAATAACGCTCTCAAGAAATATAATTTACGCTTTCCACCAGATCCAGGTAGTGCGAAAATGTGCACAATTGGTGGGATGGTTTCAAATAATTCAAGTGGGCTTAGGGCTGTTAAATATGGTGTCACCCGGACATACGTACTAGGGTTAGAGGTTGTATTGCCTACTGGAGATGTGATTGTTACAGGCGGGGAAAAATCAAAAGCATTAAAATCGGTTTCGGGATTTGATCTATCACACCTTATGATTGGCTCTGAAGGTACCCTAGGAATTGTAACAAAGTTACGTTTGAAAATACTTCCCTTGCCTGAAACCAGAGGAATTGTATTAGCCTCGTTTTTGAAGCTAGAGGATGCGGGCATGGCTGTAAATGCAACGTTTCGCTCAGGCTTACAGCCATCTGCCATTGAAATAATGGATGTCAATTGCATTAAAGCTGCGAATATGATGAAGCCCGTCTTGCAACTACCAGATGATAATGAAGCATTACTCATCTTTGAGGTCGATGGAGGTCAAGATGAAGTGACATCACAGGTAATGAGGCTGAGTCAAGTAGTCAGTGAATACTCACACTATGTGAAATTTAGCAATGAACCTGATGAATGTCAGGCGCTTTGGGAAGCACGACAAATTGTAGGTGCAGCGGTTGGACTACTAAATCCAGGTGGGTTTAGAGTGTATGGAGGAGAAGATATTTGTGTTCCAATTTCGAAGCTGCCTGAAGTGCTTAGGAGTATTCATAACCTTGCGGATAAATACGGAATCATATGCGGTATTTATGGCCATGTGGGCGATGGAAATCTCCATACAGGTCCAGTGATTAAACTCAATAATAAGGTTGAAGTTGAAAATGTTCAAAAAATGATAGATGAGATCCATCATTTGGCTATTGAGATGGAGGGAACAACAACAGCTGAGCACGGAGTTGGAATTGTTAGAGCAGAATATATGGAAAAGGAGCATGGACCTGCACTCGAATTGATGAGAGCAATAAAAAGAACGATGGATCCTAATAATATTTTAAATCCAGGAAAGATGGCTTTGCCAAACTAA
- a CDS encoding SLC13 family permease — protein sequence MGIELISILILLLMFVIGSVLPINIGLLGFVAAFIVGSVVAGMEMDAIFSGYPGNLFILLAGVTFFFGIVQNNGTIDLITKWGMKLVRGNVGLMPWVMFVITLLLASIGTQATACVMIIAPIALRIAAKNNINPVMMGCLVVIASTAGAFSPLNLFGLIVKGVMETSAIPHEPVLLFINTTLYSTLAAIIIYVAMGGISLLKNKISSQAYTAATLEDGAASEEVKLTWYRAMTLLGIVALIVMALVLEMDMGFSALIVGLILTLMAPKQNAKVIGTLPWTAIFMITGIVTYVGVLKSIGALDYMTDLIASVESSVVASLAASYVGGIISAFASTTGFLAAIIPLAAPILQDPTVSSVGVIAAISIASSIVDLSPFSTSGALLVANTQGMSEREYYTKLVTVAGFVVVLGPGLAWLIFVLIGVPWG from the coding sequence ATGGGCATTGAATTAATCTCAATCTTAATTCTTTTACTCATGTTCGTTATTGGCTCGGTCTTACCTATAAACATAGGTCTTTTAGGTTTTGTGGCAGCTTTTATTGTTGGATCAGTAGTGGCGGGCATGGAAATGGATGCTATATTTTCCGGATATCCTGGAAATCTTTTCATTCTCCTTGCTGGGGTTACCTTCTTCTTTGGTATTGTACAGAACAACGGAACGATTGATTTAATCACCAAGTGGGGAATGAAATTAGTCAGAGGAAATGTTGGACTGATGCCATGGGTAATGTTTGTTATCACACTTCTGTTGGCATCGATTGGCACACAGGCTACTGCTTGTGTAATGATCATAGCTCCAATTGCATTAAGGATTGCAGCAAAGAACAACATAAATCCAGTTATGATGGGTTGTTTAGTTGTTATCGCTTCAACTGCTGGTGCCTTCTCTCCACTAAACCTTTTTGGCTTAATTGTTAAAGGGGTTATGGAAACAAGTGCAATTCCACATGAACCAGTGCTTTTATTCATAAATACCACACTATATAGTACATTAGCAGCGATCATTATTTACGTAGCAATGGGCGGAATTAGCTTGCTTAAAAACAAGATCTCCTCTCAGGCATATACAGCTGCAACATTAGAAGACGGTGCGGCTAGTGAAGAAGTGAAGTTAACTTGGTATAGAGCAATGACACTATTGGGGATTGTGGCTCTTATTGTAATGGCTCTTGTATTAGAAATGGACATGGGCTTTTCTGCACTCATTGTAGGTTTGATTCTTACATTGATGGCTCCTAAACAAAATGCAAAGGTTATTGGTACCTTACCATGGACAGCGATTTTCATGATTACTGGTATCGTGACATATGTTGGCGTACTAAAGAGCATCGGAGCATTGGATTACATGACAGACCTTATAGCTTCAGTAGAAAGTTCAGTAGTAGCATCTTTAGCAGCTTCATATGTGGGGGGAATCATCTCTGCGTTTGCGTCAACAACAGGATTCTTGGCTGCCATTATACCACTTGCAGCACCAATCCTTCAGGATCCAACCGTTTCGTCAGTTGGAGTTATTGCAGCAATCTCCATTGCTTCTAGTATTGTAGATTTAAGTCCATTTTCAACAAGTGGAGCATTATTAGTTGCGAACACTCAAGGAATGAGTGAAAGAGAATATTATACGAAACTAGTAACAGTTGCTGGATTTGTTGTTGTTTTAGGACCAGGGCTAGCTTGGTTGATATTTGTTTTAATTGGGGTACCATGGGGATGA